From Candidatus Vondammii sp. HM_W22, one genomic window encodes:
- the tuf gene encoding elongation factor Tu, translating to MSKEKFERTKPHVNVGTIGHVDHGKTTLTAAITKVMAEARGGEFKDYADIDNAPEERERGITIATAHVEYESENRHYAHVDCPGHADYVKNMITGAAQMDGAILVVSAADGPMPQTREHILLSRQVGVPYILVYMNKADMVDDEELLELVEMEIRELLDQYDFPGDDTPIIVGSALKALEGDTSDIGVPSINKLVEEMDAYIPIPERDTEKSFLMPIEDVFSISGRGTVVTGRIERGIVNIGDELSIVGIKETAKTTCTGVEMFRKLLDRGEAGDNVGVLLRGTKREEVERGQVLSKPGSITPHTHFEAEVYILSKDEGGRHTPFFNNYRPQFYFRTTDVTGACELPAGVEMVMPGDNVKMVVKLIAPIAMEEGLRFAIREGGRTVGAGVVAKIIE from the coding sequence ATGTCCAAGGAAAAGTTCGAACGTACAAAACCCCATGTCAACGTAGGCACTATTGGCCACGTTGATCACGGCAAGACTACGCTGACCGCAGCGATCACCAAGGTGATGGCTGAGGCGCGTGGTGGTGAGTTCAAAGATTATGCGGATATTGATAACGCCCCTGAAGAGCGTGAGCGCGGAATCACTATCGCTACGGCTCACGTGGAGTACGAGTCTGAGAATCGTCACTACGCCCACGTTGACTGCCCGGGACATGCTGACTATGTCAAGAACATGATCACCGGTGCGGCGCAGATGGATGGCGCTATTCTGGTTGTCTCTGCGGCTGACGGCCCAATGCCTCAGACCCGTGAGCACATCCTGCTCTCCCGTCAGGTTGGCGTGCCTTACATCCTTGTCTATATGAACAAGGCTGACATGGTCGACGACGAAGAGCTGCTGGAGCTGGTTGAGATGGAGATTCGCGAGCTGCTGGACCAGTATGACTTCCCGGGTGACGATACCCCGATCATCGTGGGTTCTGCACTGAAGGCGCTGGAAGGTGATACCTCTGATATTGGTGTCCCCTCGATCAACAAGCTGGTAGAGGAGATGGATGCTTACATCCCGATACCGGAGCGTGATACTGAAAAATCGTTCCTGATGCCGATTGAGGATGTCTTCTCTATCTCGGGTCGCGGTACGGTTGTAACCGGTCGTATTGAGCGTGGCATTGTCAATATTGGTGACGAGCTTTCGATTGTGGGAATCAAAGAGACCGCCAAGACCACCTGTACCGGTGTCGAGATGTTCCGCAAGCTGCTGGATCGGGGTGAAGCGGGTGACAATGTAGGCGTACTGCTGCGTGGTACCAAGCGTGAAGAGGTTGAGCGTGGTCAGGTGCTGTCCAAGCCTGGATCGATTACCCCTCATACTCACTTCGAAGCTGAAGTGTATATCCTGAGCAAGGATGAGGGTGGTCGTCATACGCCGTTCTTCAATAATTACCGTCCCCAGTTCTACTTCCGTACCACGGATGTGACCGGTGCATGTGAGTTGCCAGCAGGTGTTGAGATGGTGATGCCGGGTGACAACGTGAAGATGGTGGTAAAGCTGATTGCACCGATCGCCATGGAAGAGGGTCTGCGTTTCGCGATCCGTGAAGGTGGCCGTACTGTTGGTGCTGGCGTTGTTGCGAAAATCATTGAGTAA
- a CDS encoding 50S ribosomal protein L25/general stress protein Ctc has product MSELFEIDAEPRSDTGKGASRRLRHTGQVPGIVYGARKDPVMIALSHNELSQHLEHEAFYSHILSLKIGGKKQQVILKDLQRHPGKPFLMHVDFLRVSAKERLKTLVPLHFVGEEGCPGIKMGGASSHLVTYVEVSCLPKDLPEFIEVEMSSMEIGDAVMMSELVLPEGIELPAMAQGDEADMPVASVHAAHVVDEGEAEEGQGEAEGGEEAADTEEE; this is encoded by the coding sequence ATGAGCGAACTTTTTGAAATTGATGCGGAGCCGCGCAGTGACACAGGGAAGGGTGCGAGCCGCCGCCTGCGTCACACTGGCCAGGTACCTGGCATTGTCTACGGCGCCCGTAAAGATCCGGTAATGATTGCCCTTTCCCACAATGAGCTGAGTCAGCATTTGGAGCACGAGGCTTTCTATTCCCATATTCTGAGTCTGAAGATAGGTGGTAAGAAACAGCAAGTGATTCTGAAAGACTTGCAGCGCCACCCTGGTAAACCCTTCCTTATGCACGTGGATTTCTTGCGTGTAAGTGCCAAGGAGAGGCTTAAGACTCTAGTTCCGTTGCACTTTGTTGGCGAAGAAGGTTGTCCTGGTATCAAAATGGGCGGTGCTTCTTCCCATCTCGTTACCTATGTCGAAGTGAGCTGTCTGCCTAAGGATCTGCCTGAGTTTATTGAGGTCGAAATGTCCTCAATGGAGATTGGCGATGCAGTCATGATGTCCGAACTGGTGTTGCCTGAAGGTATTGAATTACCTGCCATGGCTCAGGGCGATGAGGCTGATATGCCTGTTGCTTCCGTCCATGCTGCCCATGTTGTCGATGAGGGCGAGGCTGAAGAAGGCCAAGGTGAAGCTGAGGGTGGAGAAGAGGCTGCAGATACTGAGGAAGAGTAA
- the rplK gene encoding 50S ribosomal protein L11, with protein sequence MAKKIEAYVKLQVAAGQANPSPPVGPALGQHGVNIMEFCKAFNASTQSMEQGMPIPVVITVYSDRSFTFITKTPPASVLLKKVAGIPKGSGTPNTVKVAKVNREQLEEVARAKMPDLTAADMDAAIRTIAGSASSMGIDVEGV encoded by the coding sequence ATGGCAAAGAAGATCGAAGCTTATGTCAAGCTTCAGGTTGCGGCCGGTCAGGCCAACCCAAGTCCACCGGTAGGCCCTGCGCTAGGTCAGCACGGGGTCAATATAATGGAGTTCTGCAAGGCATTCAATGCCAGTACTCAGAGTATGGAGCAGGGTATGCCGATCCCTGTGGTCATCACCGTCTACTCTGATCGCAGTTTTACTTTCATTACCAAGACGCCTCCCGCTTCTGTGCTATTGAAGAAGGTTGCTGGTATTCCAAAGGGTTCTGGAACACCTAACACGGTTAAGGTGGCTAAGGTGAATCGTGAGCAGCTGGAAGAAGTTGCCAGGGCAAAAATGCCCGATCTGACTGCGGCGGATATGGACGCGGCTATTCGTACCATTGCGGGTAGTGCCAGTTCAATGGGTATTGATGTGGAGGGCGTGTAA
- the rplA gene encoding 50S ribosomal protein L1, with protein MAKSSKRTRAIQEKIEAGKLYPMDEACSLLKEFASSKFTESVDVAVNLGVDPRKSDQGVRGSTVLPNGTGKTIRVAVFTQGANADAAKEAGADIVGFEDLAADVKAGKMDFDVVIASPDAMRVVGQLGQILGPRGLMPNPKVGTVTPNVAEAVKNAKAGQVRYRTDKGGILHCPIGRVNFEPALLKQNLEALLADLKKLKPSAAKGIYLMKITVSSTMGPGLVVDQASLDI; from the coding sequence ATGGCAAAGTCAAGCAAGCGTACCCGCGCAATTCAAGAAAAAATTGAGGCCGGCAAGCTCTATCCTATGGATGAAGCCTGTTCGCTGCTAAAAGAGTTTGCTTCATCCAAGTTTACCGAATCTGTTGATGTGGCCGTTAATCTGGGTGTTGACCCTCGTAAGTCAGATCAGGGCGTGCGTGGCTCTACCGTGTTGCCAAACGGCACGGGCAAGACCATACGCGTTGCCGTATTCACCCAAGGCGCTAATGCTGATGCAGCTAAAGAAGCCGGGGCCGATATTGTCGGTTTCGAAGATCTTGCCGCGGATGTAAAGGCCGGCAAGATGGATTTTGATGTTGTGATCGCCTCGCCGGATGCCATGCGCGTCGTCGGGCAGTTGGGCCAGATTCTCGGCCCACGCGGTTTGATGCCCAACCCAAAGGTGGGTACCGTAACGCCGAATGTGGCTGAGGCCGTGAAAAATGCAAAGGCTGGTCAGGTTCGTTATCGTACTGACAAGGGCGGTATTCTCCACTGCCCCATAGGCCGTGTTAATTTTGAACCAGCGTTGCTGAAACAGAACCTTGAGGCATTGCTGGCTGATCTGAAAAAGTTGAAGCCGAGCGCCGCCAAGGGTATCTACCTGATGAAGATCACTGTCTCCTCGACCATGGGTCCCGGACTGGTGGTGGATCAGGCTTCACTGGATATTTGA
- a CDS encoding transposase — translation MNWQKVTIRDFDTQGRSAKDARLIIGAVIIKHKLCLSDREIVLQIQKYPYCQYFVGLSGYQMDVPFAPSLSAEICKRMGPSVLRHFMVLSSMR, via the coding sequence ATGAATTGGCAGAAAGTTACTATCAGGGACTTCGACACACAGGGTCGTTCGGCAAAAGATGCCCGACTGATCATTGGCGCGGTAATCATTAAACACAAGCTCTGCCTTTCCGACAGAGAGATTGTCCTGCAGATCCAGAAATATCCCTATTGTCAGTATTTCGTAGGGCTATCGGGTTATCAGATGGATGTGCCGTTTGCCCCTTCGTTATCTGCTGAGATTTGCAAGCGGATGGGGCCGTCGGTCTTGAGGCATTTCATGGTGCTGTCATCGATGCGCTAG
- the nusG gene encoding transcription termination/antitermination protein NusG yields MAMHWYVVHAYSGFEAKVQLSLEERIKRFGMGSLFGKILVPTEEVVEMRAGQQRRSERKFFPGYVLVQMEMTDETWHLVKDVPKVMGFIGGTGDRPAPITDKEADAILQRVQDGVEKPRPKVLFEPGEVVRVVDGPFNDFNGVVEEVDYEKSRLKVSVLIFGRSTPVDLEFSQVEKG; encoded by the coding sequence ATGGCAATGCATTGGTATGTGGTACATGCCTATTCTGGATTTGAGGCCAAAGTGCAACTCTCCCTTGAGGAGAGGATCAAGCGCTTTGGCATGGGGTCGTTGTTCGGCAAAATCCTGGTTCCCACCGAAGAGGTGGTGGAGATGCGCGCAGGACAGCAGCGCCGGAGTGAGCGCAAATTTTTTCCTGGTTACGTGCTGGTCCAGATGGAGATGACGGATGAGACCTGGCACTTGGTGAAAGATGTCCCCAAGGTGATGGGTTTTATCGGAGGTACCGGTGACCGCCCTGCGCCGATTACCGATAAAGAGGCCGATGCTATTCTGCAGCGGGTGCAGGATGGTGTAGAGAAGCCACGGCCAAAAGTTCTGTTTGAGCCGGGTGAAGTGGTTCGTGTTGTCGATGGGCCATTCAATGATTTCAATGGTGTGGTTGAAGAAGTTGATTACGAGAAGAGCCGCCTCAAAGTATCTGTATTGATCTTTGGGCGTTCCACTCCGGTCGACCTGGAGTTCAGCCAGGTCGAAAAAGGCTAG
- the rpoB gene encoding DNA-directed RNA polymerase subunit beta yields MAYSFTEKKRIRKDFGKRPSILEVPYLLATQINSYRGFLQDGVAPGDRADAGLHAAFKSVLPIVSYSGNAALEYVSYRLGEPVFDVRECQLRGATYAAPLRVLVRLVIYDRDAPANSKVVKDIREQEVYMGELPLMTDNGTFVINGTERVIVSQLHRSPGVFFDHDKGKTHSSGKLLFSARVIPYRGSWLDLEFDHKDSVFVRIDRRRKLPATILLRALGYNTEDILDMFFETDSFSLGKKGAKLKLVPGRLRGETAIFDIKDGKDVIVETGRRITARHIKVLEKAGIKSLDVPLEFLQGKVIAHNLMDKETGELLANANDEITEELLESLLENGMKKLETLFTNDLDNGPYISSTLRIDSATTKLEAQVAIYRMMRPGEPPTKEAAQNLFKSLFFSPDRYDLSAVGRMKFNKRLGREEVTGEGILSNEDIVAVLQELINIRNGKGVVDDIDHLGNRRIRCVGEMAENQFRVGLVRVERAVKERLTLAESEGLMPQEMINAKPVSAAIKEFFGSSQLSQFMDQNNPLSEVTHKRRVSALGPGGLARERAGFEVRDVHPTHYGRVCPIETPEGPNIGLINSLSVYARTNAYGFLETPYRKVENGRVTSEIDYLSAIEEGRFVIAQASAATDADGSLTEELVSCRHQNEFTLSTTEQIQYMDVSPKQIVSVAASMIPFLEHDDANRALMGSNMQRQAVPTLRAQKPLVGTGMERAVAVDSGVTVIAKRGGLVESVDAARIVVVVNDEEAVAGESGVDIYNLTKYTRSNQNTCINQRPLVKQGDKVVRGDVMADGPSTDMGELALGQNMRVAFMPWNGYNFEDSILVSERVVQEDRFTTIHIEELTCMARDTKLGSEEVTGDIPNVGEAALAKLDESGIVYVGAEVKEGDVLVGKVTPKGETQLTPEEKLLRAIFGEKAADVKDTSLRVSSGRVGTVIDVQVFTRDGVEKDARALQIEAIEMERVKKDLDDQLRIMENDTFQRVEKMLLGKLADGGPSGLKAGSKVIKSYLTGLDRDKWLGIHLRNEEAAAQLEAIAEQIKLQREAFREKYEEKKRKLTTGDDLAPGVLKMVKVYVAVKRHIQPGDKMAGRHGNKGVISTIVPAEDMPFDENGEPVDVVLNPLGVPSRMNVGQILETHLGWAAKGVGRKIGTMLEAQEKITKLREFLGKVYNTSGKQEDLDSFSDDEIIELSGNLKDGVPMATPVFDGATEDEIRGMLELAGLSVDGQTTLYDGRTGEAFDRPVTVGYMYMLKLNHLVDDKMHARSTGPYSLVTQQPLGGKAQFGGQRFGEMEVWALEAYGASYTLQEMLTVKSDDVTGRTRMYKNIVDGNHQMEPGMPESFNVLVKEIRSLGINIELERE; encoded by the coding sequence ATGGCCTATTCTTTCACCGAGAAAAAGCGTATCCGCAAGGATTTCGGCAAACGACCGAGTATTCTTGAAGTACCTTATCTTTTGGCGACTCAAATCAATTCATACCGCGGTTTTCTTCAGGATGGCGTAGCTCCAGGAGATAGAGCGGATGCAGGACTGCATGCGGCATTCAAGTCGGTGCTGCCTATTGTCAGCTATTCAGGCAATGCGGCTCTCGAGTATGTCAGTTATCGCCTTGGTGAACCTGTCTTTGATGTCAGGGAGTGTCAGCTCCGGGGGGCGACCTACGCCGCACCTCTGCGGGTTCTGGTCAGGCTGGTGATCTATGATCGGGACGCGCCTGCCAACTCGAAAGTGGTTAAGGATATCCGTGAGCAGGAAGTCTATATGGGCGAGCTGCCGCTGATGACGGATAACGGTACCTTTGTCATCAATGGTACCGAGCGCGTCATTGTCTCCCAGTTGCATCGCTCTCCCGGGGTCTTCTTCGATCACGATAAGGGTAAAACACACAGCTCCGGTAAACTGCTTTTTTCTGCAAGGGTGATTCCTTACCGTGGCTCATGGCTCGATCTCGAGTTTGACCATAAAGACAGTGTCTTTGTGCGCATCGATCGCCGTCGCAAATTGCCGGCCACAATCCTGTTGCGCGCACTCGGCTACAATACCGAAGACATATTGGACATGTTCTTTGAGACTGACTCCTTCAGTCTCGGCAAGAAAGGGGCAAAGCTAAAGCTGGTGCCTGGGCGCCTGCGTGGTGAAACGGCCATCTTTGATATCAAGGATGGCAAAGATGTGATCGTAGAGACGGGCCGCCGTATTACCGCACGTCACATCAAGGTGCTTGAAAAGGCAGGCATCAAAAGCCTGGATGTGCCGCTTGAATTCCTTCAGGGAAAAGTGATTGCGCATAATCTGATGGACAAAGAGACTGGTGAACTGCTGGCCAATGCCAATGATGAGATCACCGAGGAGCTGCTGGAATCCCTGCTTGAAAACGGCATGAAGAAGCTGGAGACGTTGTTCACCAATGACCTGGATAATGGTCCTTATATCTCCAGTACTCTGAGGATCGACTCCGCCACCACCAAGCTCGAGGCCCAGGTAGCGATCTACCGCATGATGCGTCCGGGTGAGCCGCCAACCAAGGAGGCGGCCCAAAACCTGTTCAAAAGCCTTTTTTTCAGCCCGGATCGCTATGACCTCTCTGCTGTTGGCCGGATGAAGTTCAACAAGCGGTTAGGCCGGGAAGAGGTAACCGGTGAGGGTATCCTCTCTAATGAAGATATTGTCGCTGTGCTCCAGGAGCTGATCAATATTCGCAATGGCAAAGGTGTTGTGGATGATATCGATCATCTTGGTAACCGCCGTATCCGCTGTGTCGGTGAGATGGCGGAGAATCAGTTTCGTGTTGGCCTAGTACGTGTAGAGCGGGCCGTCAAGGAGCGGTTGACGCTGGCTGAGTCTGAGGGGTTGATGCCCCAGGAGATGATCAATGCCAAACCGGTCTCCGCCGCCATTAAAGAGTTTTTCGGGTCCAGTCAGCTGTCCCAGTTCATGGATCAGAATAACCCCCTCTCTGAGGTGACCCATAAACGCCGCGTTTCTGCGTTGGGTCCAGGTGGTCTGGCGCGTGAGCGCGCTGGTTTCGAAGTGCGTGACGTACATCCTACCCACTACGGTCGTGTCTGCCCGATTGAGACGCCGGAAGGGCCGAATATCGGACTGATCAACTCACTCTCAGTCTACGCCAGGACCAATGCGTATGGGTTTCTTGAGACACCTTATCGCAAGGTGGAAAATGGCCGGGTTACCAGTGAAATTGACTACCTGTCAGCGATCGAAGAGGGACGTTTTGTTATCGCCCAGGCGAGTGCTGCCACCGATGCAGATGGCAGTTTGACAGAAGAACTTGTTTCTTGCCGACATCAGAATGAATTTACCCTCTCAACAACGGAGCAGATTCAGTATATGGATGTATCGCCAAAACAGATTGTTTCGGTGGCCGCATCAATGATTCCATTTCTGGAGCACGATGATGCCAACCGTGCGCTGATGGGGTCGAACATGCAGCGCCAGGCGGTGCCGACCCTGCGTGCACAGAAACCGCTGGTGGGAACCGGCATGGAGCGCGCTGTCGCGGTGGATTCAGGTGTTACCGTTATCGCCAAACGTGGTGGTCTGGTTGAGTCTGTGGATGCTGCGCGCATCGTGGTCGTGGTCAATGACGAAGAGGCTGTTGCCGGTGAGTCAGGTGTTGATATCTATAATCTGACCAAATATACCCGTTCTAACCAGAATACCTGTATTAACCAGCGACCGCTGGTGAAGCAGGGCGACAAGGTGGTTCGTGGTGATGTGATGGCTGATGGCCCTTCCACCGACATGGGTGAGCTGGCGCTGGGTCAGAATATGCGTGTCGCCTTCATGCCCTGGAACGGTTACAACTTTGAGGATTCCATTCTGGTTTCCGAGCGTGTGGTACAGGAAGACCGGTTTACCACTATCCATATCGAAGAGCTGACCTGCATGGCGCGGGATACCAAATTAGGTTCCGAAGAGGTTACCGGTGATATTCCCAATGTCGGTGAGGCTGCCCTGGCCAAACTAGATGAATCGGGTATCGTCTATGTCGGTGCCGAGGTGAAAGAGGGTGATGTCCTAGTGGGTAAGGTTACCCCCAAGGGTGAAACCCAGTTGACGCCGGAAGAGAAGTTGCTGCGTGCCATCTTTGGTGAGAAGGCAGCGGATGTAAAAGATACCTCTCTCCGTGTTTCATCCGGCAGAGTGGGTACCGTTATCGATGTTCAGGTATTTACTCGGGATGGCGTTGAAAAAGATGCCCGGGCACTACAGATCGAAGCCATCGAAATGGAACGGGTCAAGAAGGATCTAGATGATCAGTTGCGTATCATGGAAAACGATACTTTCCAGCGTGTAGAAAAAATGCTGCTGGGCAAATTGGCTGATGGTGGCCCTAGCGGATTGAAGGCGGGTTCCAAAGTTATCAAAAGCTACTTGACAGGGCTGGATCGGGACAAGTGGCTTGGAATTCACCTGCGCAATGAAGAGGCGGCGGCCCAGCTCGAGGCGATTGCCGAACAGATCAAGCTGCAGCGTGAGGCCTTCCGTGAGAAGTATGAAGAGAAGAAGCGGAAGCTGACAACGGGGGATGATCTGGCGCCTGGTGTGCTTAAAATGGTCAAAGTCTATGTTGCAGTAAAACGGCATATTCAGCCAGGTGACAAGATGGCCGGACGTCATGGTAATAAGGGTGTCATTTCCACCATCGTACCGGCAGAAGATATGCCATTTGATGAAAATGGTGAGCCGGTTGATGTGGTGCTCAATCCTCTGGGTGTGCCATCACGCATGAACGTTGGGCAGATTCTGGAGACTCACCTCGGGTGGGCCGCCAAAGGAGTGGGGCGAAAGATCGGCACCATGCTTGAGGCTCAGGAAAAAATTACCAAGTTGCGTGAATTCCTTGGCAAGGTCTATAACACCAGTGGCAAGCAAGAGGACCTGGACTCTTTCAGTGATGATGAGATTATTGAGTTGTCAGGCAATCTGAAAGACGGTGTGCCCATGGCGACCCCGGTGTTTGACGGTGCTACTGAAGATGAGATCAGAGGTATGCTGGAGTTGGCGGGGCTGTCCGTTGATGGCCAGACTACACTCTATGATGGCCGTACCGGTGAAGCGTTCGACCGTCCGGTAACTGTTGGTTATATGTACATGCTGAAGCTGAATCATCTGGTCGATGACAAAATGCATGCGCGTTCCACCGGACCCTATAGCCTAGTAACTCAGCAGCCGTTGGGCGGTAAGGCGCAGTTTGGTGGTCAGCGATTTGGTGAAATGGAGGTCTGGGCTTTGGAAGCCTATGGTGCCTCCTACACCTTGCAGGAGATGCTCACGGTTAAATCCGATGACGTTACCGGCCGTACCCGCATGTATAAAAATATCGTGGATGGTAACCATCAGATGGAGCCGGGCATGCCTGAATCCTTTAATGTGCTGGTTAAAGAGATTCGTTCACTTGGAATCAATATTGAATTGGAACGGGAATAG
- the pth gene encoding aminoacyl-tRNA hydrolase, whose product MSSIRLIVGLGNPGGQYEGTRHNAGFWFVDLLARRHGGVFKSESKFHGQNCRINVAGRECWLLKPTTFMNRSGQSVSSLANYFKISLEQILVAYDELDLPPGVLRLKPDGGHAGHNGLRDIMSAMGGRDFWRLRIGIDHPGNAKQVVDHVLGCPSRQDADAIEDALDEGERALECILDGEFQRVMNRLHSAG is encoded by the coding sequence ATGTCATCTATTCGTCTTATCGTCGGCTTGGGCAATCCGGGCGGCCAGTATGAAGGGACCCGTCACAATGCGGGATTTTGGTTTGTCGATCTGCTGGCTCGTCGGCATGGCGGTGTATTTAAAAGTGAGTCGAAATTTCATGGCCAGAACTGCCGTATAAACGTCGCTGGCCGGGAGTGCTGGCTATTGAAGCCAACTACTTTTATGAATCGTAGTGGTCAGTCTGTTTCTAGTCTGGCCAACTATTTCAAAATTTCCCTGGAACAGATTCTTGTAGCTTATGACGAGCTTGATCTGCCGCCTGGCGTGCTGCGCCTGAAACCGGATGGCGGGCATGCGGGTCATAATGGCCTGCGGGATATTATGAGTGCCATGGGTGGGCGTGATTTCTGGCGTTTGCGTATCGGTATTGATCATCCTGGTAATGCAAAGCAGGTAGTTGATCATGTCCTGGGTTGTCCTTCACGCCAGGATGCTGATGCTATCGAGGATGCTCTGGATGAGGGTGAGCGGGCGCTGGAGTGTATTCTGGATGGCGAATTTCAGCGGGTGATGAATCGGTTGCACTCAGCGGGTTGA
- the rplL gene encoding 50S ribosomal protein L7/L12, with protein sequence MAVSKDDILEAIASMTVMEVVELIEAMEEKFGVTAAAAVAAAPAAGGEAATAEEKTEFNVVLTSFGEKKVGVIKVVRGITGLGLKEAKEAVEGAPTTIKEGVSKGEAEDVKKLLEEAGATVEIK encoded by the coding sequence ATGGCCGTATCTAAAGACGATATCCTTGAGGCCATCGCCAGCATGACCGTAATGGAGGTTGTGGAGTTGATTGAGGCGATGGAAGAGAAATTTGGTGTTACTGCAGCGGCTGCCGTTGCGGCTGCACCTGCTGCTGGCGGCGAAGCCGCAACTGCTGAAGAGAAGACAGAGTTTAATGTTGTTCTGACCTCTTTCGGTGAAAAGAAAGTTGGCGTGATTAAAGTTGTGCGTGGCATCACTGGCCTGGGTCTGAAGGAAGCCAAGGAAGCAGTGGAAGGTGCACCTACCACTATTAAAGAGGGTGTATCCAAGGGCGAAGCTGAAGACGTCAAGAAGCTTCTTGAAGAAGCAGGCGCAACTGTCGAGATCAAATAA
- the secE gene encoding preprotein translocase subunit SecE — protein sequence MNAKSEVASTGRDTAKLLVAVFLLIGGIALFYLFEEYSLLLRVLGLLAITGGAIAVALQSVPGRNVWDFAVAARTEVRKVVWPSRQETIQTTLIVFAMVLLIGIVLWLFDMMLMAIVRSITG from the coding sequence ATGAACGCAAAAAGCGAAGTTGCAAGTACAGGAAGGGATACTGCCAAACTGTTGGTGGCGGTGTTTCTGCTGATCGGCGGAATTGCCCTTTTCTATCTGTTCGAAGAGTACTCTCTGTTGTTGAGGGTGCTTGGCCTGTTGGCTATTACCGGTGGGGCGATTGCGGTTGCCCTGCAATCAGTGCCGGGACGCAATGTATGGGATTTTGCGGTTGCTGCTCGTACTGAGGTTCGCAAGGTGGTCTGGCCGAGTCGTCAGGAGACCATTCAGACTACACTGATTGTTTTTGCAATGGTTCTGCTGATCGGTATCGTGCTTTGGCTGTTCGATATGATGTTGATGGCTATCGTTCGTTCAATTACCGGATAG
- the rplJ gene encoding 50S ribosomal protein L10 — protein MPLNLEQKKAVVAEVAEVASSAYSAIAAEYSGLAVGEMTELRAKAREAGVYLRVVKNSLARRAVEDTDFACMQEGMTGPLVFAFSQEDPGAAARVIEDFSKEYDKLVVKLVSIGGKLLPVSDLKILAKMPTYDQAISMLMAVMKAPVEKLVRTLNEVPGKLVCTVSAIRDAKEAA, from the coding sequence GTGCCACTCAATTTAGAGCAGAAAAAAGCTGTCGTCGCTGAAGTCGCTGAAGTGGCAAGTAGTGCCTATTCTGCGATTGCTGCCGAGTATAGTGGTCTGGCGGTGGGAGAGATGACCGAGTTGCGTGCCAAGGCGCGTGAAGCGGGTGTCTATCTCCGTGTCGTTAAGAACTCGCTTGCTCGTCGTGCAGTCGAAGATACTGATTTCGCCTGTATGCAGGAGGGGATGACAGGACCGCTCGTCTTCGCCTTCTCTCAGGAAGATCCAGGTGCTGCTGCCCGCGTGATCGAAGACTTCTCAAAAGAGTATGACAAACTGGTCGTAAAACTGGTTTCTATCGGAGGCAAGCTGTTGCCGGTCTCAGATCTGAAAATTCTGGCGAAGATGCCTACCTACGATCAGGCCATCAGTATGTTGATGGCTGTTATGAAAGCACCGGTCGAGAAGCTCGTCCGTACCCTTAATGAGGTACCCGGCAAGCTTGTATGTACCGTGTCTGCGATCCGCGATGCGAAAGAGGCAGCGTAA